The following is a genomic window from Cydia amplana chromosome 23, ilCydAmpl1.1, whole genome shotgun sequence.
tcgtcaagtggacgaaaactagagctggacgaaaactaacgcacctacctgtattatgttaaaaacaattatttttatattctacAGTTTTTAGTATGCTTTTCAATGTCCATTAATGTCTTAGTGTAAAGGAAATTTTCAAGTTCATTTGTATTTCTAttagattataattataagctcTCAATTCCAATTTCCATGGACGCTTTTTTATGTCGCGTCAATGGAATGAGGTTTAAGCCTAAATAAACGTAAAGGGTTATTTTGACCTGTTGCCTGAAATATGTTTGTCACAAGTAATCATGCCACGTAGGATCGAGTAGGAATACATAATATCGGCCATATTCGTCTGTAACTTACGCTAGTAATTTATAATAGCCGTATGAACCGTAATGAAATAAATCGATGACGTAATAGCcgttcttttatttattatttgattatttCCTAGCTTTTACTCCCTGCGAATTTGCACAGGGAAAATATGGCAATGCCGGTTTTTCCCGCGCATTTTTGGTTAGTTAGGATGACAACTCGTTCTGTGTTGCCTTCCTAAAAAATAATGAGCGTAAACTATACCCATATTgtatccccccccccccacttCAATAATTGGCTTCTTCACCGTTATTCAGATCATATTTATCAAAGAAATAATTCATGCTTGACATTTATTTCCATCACAATAAAGTCTAATTAGCAAAGCATATTATTGTatccaagattttttaagtgagATCTAgatgtttagttttagttagtcTGTTATGTTGCTATACCCTCGCAGGGTTCATGTTGAAACTGTACTTAGCCCTAAGATCCTCTGTACAcatgaaatgcaataaaatatatgagtatGAGCATTACACGACAGCCTTTCTCCTATCTCTAAAGAAATCATAATCGTCCGGCGACAGTCCCTTTAGCTTGGTATAATCAAACTTTTCCTTACTCTTCCAATGTGTCTTCCTCACATGTCCTCTAGCGTTATTCATTGTATGGAACTTGAGGTCGCAAAGCGGACACTGTATAGTTGGCTCCATATGCTTTCGCATTATGTGAGTCTTTAAACTACTCCCACAGTTAGTTTTTACTTCACAATACGGACAGGAATAAGGATTTTCACCAGTATGTAGTCTTCTATGCTTCTTTAAAGCTGTCGGGCCGGCTAAATTAGCTCCGCATATGTCACAGACTTTAGTTTTCCGCTGGCCGGTGTGAGTTTTAACATGGTTTTTCAGTTGAGTACTGTCGAAGTACCGTTTATGGCAATGTTCACATTCGAATGGTCGGATATTCAGATGAATTCTATTTATATGCGCTTTAAGCATGTCTAGAGTATTCGCTGAGTAGTCGCAATGAGTACAGTGGTGTTTAAAAGCATatggtatgttgtttttgtgttcTTCACTTTGAACATGTTGTAGATATTCTTGTCTAGAACTGTACTGTTTATTGCAGTACAAACATAAGTTAGGCTTCTTTTCATGCTTGTTGTTTATATGTGACCGTAATTCCAACTTAGTTTTCAGAACTTTATCGCATATAAGACATTTGTATATTCTGTTCCTCCTTTTGACTTTTGAAAGTGTTTTAGGGTAACTCCTAGTATGTGTAACTGTGTGTAACTGGTGCATAAGTTTATTTTCTGAGATAATCGGGCATTTACTGCATTTAAACGGTTTTTCAGTTACAACACAAGTTTCCATATGTGTCTCTAAATGCTTTATCTTTGGGAACTTTCGGAAACATGTTTTACAAGCATGCTTATTATTATGACAGTATTGAAAATGTTTCCAATACTGCTTTTCTAAGTAAAATGACTTTCCACATTTACaagtatttggttttatatcCAAATGGTCTTTATTAACATGAGTAATAAGGTAAGGCAGGGTCTGTCCAAATTTATAGCCACATAAACAAGACATAGGTTTCGTTTTGAACTGCCGCTGTTCATTGAAGGCTAGTATGTATTCCTCGTGTATGCATGGCCATATATCACAGTGCGGACAGTTAAAACTTTTCAAATCAGTTTTATGTCTCTTAAAGTGTTTTATCAGAAAACTCTTCCGTGTATAATCTTTTCCACACTTATCACAAATAAATTTTTCTACCTCTTTGGATTTAGGTTTTTCTATTTTCTCATAATTGTCTAAAACAATCACAGCTCTTTTCCAATCATTGCTGAAACTTACCGACAGTTCTGTAGTCTCCTTGAGAAGTTGCTCGAGATAATCACTGTAGATGTGGACATTTCTTTTGGTTTTGTGAATAAAAGCATAACTGCTATATGCTAACGATTTGCATGGTTCGCAGATGTATTCACTTGTAACTAAGTCTCGAGTCTGGAAAACATAaacaataacattttataaaagtTCAGGAAGTATCCATCATCCATCTCCAAAACTTTATATATAGGAGGGCAAAGCATGTATAGTTCAGGTAAATTATGTAACTAAAATTTTAGAAgcctaaataatatttatcaaaGAATGAATAAACTTTTTTAGGTAACTGCTTAAAGCTAGTGACACTTACATTTCCAAATATAGCTTCCAGTAGTTCTCTAAGAGTTATCTTTTCTTGTTCTATGTCTTCTGTTACCAGAGAATGGTCCAAATGTAGTAATTCTTCTTTCTTATCTTCTTTGGTATCAAAACAAATAGTGCAAAAAGTTGTGCATTGAAGAAAGGTCTTCAAATTTTTCACAACGCCTGGCTTAGCAAAATTTCTTGCTATTTTTTCCATGATTTGTGGTTGTAGCTTTCAAACATAGTATAACACTTCACAATATTTATAACAGAATCCAAATAATTTAGTGATAAGCTCAATAAGTTGACTTGACTGATAATTCATTATTTGATAAGTGCGTTCCACTTCCACtgtaactagggttgccaaccgtactatattaagtattgtactatattttggctctctgtactatatacttttggaaaaatatatagtacgctataatactatatttccgattaaacgtatgttacacttatgtttagtattttatctaaaagtaccatattttttttaaatgtactatatttttgatgccctattctggaaaatactatattctaccaaaaaatagttggcaaccctaactgTAACATGACAGCAAATAGGTAGCACAGCAACATGCATGCTAGGCTGGCTGGCggccattttaaataaaaattgctcattttgatgaaaaacattttatGACGGGTCTTGCGATGTTATCTAAATACAAAAGTTTGtatgaattttaattataatgacAATAAAGgtgaataataattaacaatacCTTTTAATATTTGTACATCAACCTACTCGTTTGTTCAAAATATTCGGTTTCCGTTGAGGTGAAATAGCGTCAAAGAGTTTTTTGTCTGTGGAATGACGCTGTCATGGTGTCATGTCATtctgcattcatttttatgtcAGAGATTTGTACAATCAAGCAACCGCCAATTTCGTGCATTTAATCCTTTATATCCTTTGTCACTTAGTTTATTTTATCGTATGTAACATTGTATACGTCTATATATTTCAATGTGTAAGGCGCCATGGCAATGTTCAACGAGTTGACGTTCTCAGCGACGAGTCAACCGAAGCCCGCTTTGGCCAAGTTACGGAACATCCTAAATACTCCGCGCTTCTGCACAATTTGCTACGAGTCTGCGGTGCAGCTCCACGATCTAGACAACTGTCCTCTCGTTGAGGAGAGTGAATATATCTCCACGCTAACCCTCCGGCAAATACTGCACGAATTGTTTCAAGACGCGGTAAGGTTAACCCCAAAATTTTCAGCATTTCAAAATGTCTAAAACCTCTTTACTCCCAGGCGTTTTAGATTTTTAATATCTTTACTAAGACACTGTGGACTACTTCCTGTGTTCATAAGATTATGTTGTACGTAATATCGGCCCAGTGTATTGACACTGGGAGTTTGAAAATAAATTAGATTAGCACAATGTAAATTCTACTCAACACGGAAAACTCTGTTGATGACTGGATACaggcattatcagttatttcaacTGCCTTAACACATAATAatagtaaaacatttttttttaataattatactgctttataaattacaaaatgaaattcatgaaaaagtgaccaaggatCTCAATAGCCAAAGTAGGAATTAAACCTGCATCAACATACTTTCCTTCACCCACCAATAAAAATCATTATTCTGacttgattattattattattatagccttTTCTTCCGTACTCCTTCTTTTAGTTTATCTATGTTTATCttagttgttttgtttgtttgtatggaTCCCTCtctgggtgaaggcctcctgaCATTCTGACTTGATAGTCCTTTGTTATTTCAGGGCTCCCGAATCATTCTCAGCAAGTATATCTGCGACCACTGCCAGGCCAAGCTTGTTTACTCCTATCAATTCATACGCTCCACGCAAACCAGAGCCGAAAACTTCCACTACTACCTCACTCAGCTCGACTCGGAGACTGTAGACCTGCTCAACTGTATGGCAGACAACCCCGCGTGCGCTAACGCTGTCATAGTCTTGGAAGAAATATTCTCCAATGAAAAGGGGTTAGAACAGCTTGAGAAATTCAAGTGGCACAATAACCAACCTGTCAAAGAAAAAGTCCATGTCATCGAGCGTCCTTCAAGGCATTTAATAACGAAAAACTATGTGTGCGGATACTGTGACAAGGAATTCTGCGATAAAAAGTTCCTATTAGCACATTTAAATACATGCGGTCTGTGCAAAACTAAAGCAGGTTTTAATTATAATGTAGAAAGCATTCCTTTCAAAAATATCTTATGCCCAAAATGCAAGAAAAGACCATGTGAGCATGATAAGTTTATTAAACACTTTTTAAATCAAAAAAAGGATAATGTTCAAAAGATAAAATGTTTAGAATGCCCTTATACTGCAACTATGCTGACAACGCTCATATCCCATGTTGATAAAAAACATATGGACGAGTTAGCTGACAATTGTGAATTATGTGGCAAATTATTTTACTTGAGAGAACAGTATTTTAGTCATTTCGACACATTCCACCCGGACTACAAAATATGCTTTTACTGTAGCTGTGTTATTCCCAGCGAGAGCTTGTATGAGCATGAAGCGGAATGCACAACCGCCGAGAAAACGTACAGTTGTGACAAATGCCcttctaaatttgaaaatgacaTGCAAGCCTCCATACATGCCATGGCACATGAAGATGTACCGAAGAAACCCAAAAGAATTGTTCTGAAGCGGTCCTACTCCTGTCCGCTTTGCAAAGAAACATTTACCGGTAAACTGAAATTACAGAAACACTGCAATGACGCACATGGAGTGGAATCCTACAGAAACAATCACTGTCAATTCTGCGATATCAAATTTATAACGAAAAAGGAGTACTTGTTGCATATGCGTGAGATGCAGCATTTTGCTGAAATTAATCCAAATCACAGTTACCGCCACAAATGTCAGTATTGTGACTATACTGCAAGACATGGTTTCATTTTGAAGACCCATATGAACCGTTATCATCTTAAAGTGATGCCGTTTGAGTGTGATATTTGCAACAAAAGATTTTTAGATAAAAGAAAGCTAAAGGCTCATATAGACAGACATATGGGCAAGGGTAAGACGATGTGTTCTATATGTGGAGATACGCTTGGGAGCACGACTGCTCTTATTAAACATACCAGATTACATACTGGGGAGCGACCGTATCCCTGTCATCTGTGTGATGTTAGCCTAAATTCAGCCAGCGAGCGTAAATTCCATGTCCTACGGAAACACACGGAGAAGACCCACCCGTGTCCGATCTGTGAAACCAAGTTCCACACACCATACTTTGTTAGAAGGCATATTCAGCAGGTACATTGGAAGCGGAAAGAAAAGTTTGATCACACGAAGGTAGAGGGACTGAAACCCGAACATTATGAGCTGTTCAGAGATAGGAGAATggttgttttataataaagataaaaaccgcaatatttcttaaattaaTTCACTAGTATTCAATTaggattaattttatttcaggcTATTCCACTTACAATTACTATTTAAAAACAGTGCGTCATTGTTTAAGTATTtcttaaatatagctggtcaaccaaatcttgtcagtataaaaaggcgcgaaattcaaattttctatgggacgatatccctttgcgcctacaaatttgccgcctttttctactgtcaagatctggtttaCCAAGTATAGCTTGGCAATCTGGATTCGTCAAGCAGTTTTTACTAAGTCTTGaataggtttaaaaaaaattacatttggcgCCAAATTGAAATGTCAGCCATTCTTATTTCcatagatgtattatttttaaagatggagCGTAAGCCACCTGTCACCGTAgcctcacacacacagacacattttatgtacgatttacaatgaggaaccagaggcatgtggccacgacgataaagtcatatcgataaactatacggcctttttacaatttaaattttacttgaaaggatctaaactatctaaaatgaacagataactattataacattaatttagaagttctttacttataagttgctcttaattatgaccccgttataattatttgaattattgtctaaaggaggcatggaacgccacatatatgtataaatgttacattaaaaccaaataaaatatgtttttcgcaataatagagtttattattatattataaaatttataaagtattcattatccattagcatttccggttgtttatttttagtgaagatatcgaagcttcaattaatcgctattacgttccgctgtgtagagagtatcgatatataacatgattaaaatcgacaaatCTACATCCCTAGAAACGTGCAAtaaactcacacatacacattttaacgcacacatacacagcttgcccaccaccaaaatggctacggcttgacagataaattttgtactgagaaccgagaacgttggggccttgcttatttcatagaaatcaaacaaaaagatcaaagtaattttttattgattattcGTTGTACATAAGCgactataatatataatatatagaattATATTCAAACTTAACTTAGAATATCTTTGTAAAACAATATCTTAAACTTTTCGAAATCGAAACAATGATCAATTCAtgctaatacattttaaattcattTGCTAGTAAAATAAGCAAATGGTAAAATACTGATTTCCTTTCGCAATTGGAagatttaagtataattttcttGGAAGAACTATATTtaacaatgtaaattaaaatcttttgcCAATTTTAAACCGTCGAAATAATTACTTAGTCACATTTACATCttgtcttaatttaatttgtgtttttttttatgaataaataaatatacttttgaataatgcaCATGTTATTTTCTTTCCTAAGTTAGTATGTacttgtgaaattaaataaagtgaCTCAtattaccataaaaaaaattcaatgtcAGTTTTGTTACatcatttttttcattaatgAGTAAAAATGTGTCACCTTTTTTTATTTCCCTTGATACAAAATACTTTGTCGTTACATGAAGGGATGATCCCTTATTGTCAGTAATTTACgcataataagaaaataattcATAAATTGCTACGTTACTTGTCTGCTACATATGATAGACGTGTACCTATGAAGTACCCACCAATACATTTGGACAAAACTGTAAACCacttttacagatggcgccagcataggtttacatgtcaatccctagaaatgtgtcaacttgtttttttttttggaaatttatAACCTGGATGGTAACCTTTTAAGCCAAATttcatagaacaaaactagagacatgggaaacctatgctggcgccatatAAATAATACTGTAGTttgcgtaggtatgtacttgTCCAAATATATTGGCAGCAGATGcagatacatataggtatattcaAAAATGTTAATTGGTCAGATACAAAAGTTTAATCTATCTTAACTATACGTGTATAATACTTAGCACTTGGGGCTTTCTTGTGCTTTTCTACGATGCATTAAAAAGACCACAAATTGGCCGGGAAAACTTTAATGGAAGTTTTGATTTTACAAAACAAGTATCGCTTTTATGCGATAAAAATGTGTCTGACCAGCAGATTTCTACAAGATTTCTCCCAATTAAAAGGGAATgttcgaattattttaatattcaaaaTGTTCAGCCGACAAacaaaatttcgtcggcaaataCATGTTTTAAGTTAACTCTTTTCCATATTTTTACAACTCTCTTTTTCGGTTCTTCAACATAGGCTAGAACTTATTCGTGTTTAAGCTTTTATAGCTCGCTTGGTACAGCAGTGAGCCTCTGTCACAGAGTCACGAGTTAAAATGTAATATGCGATAGGTTCGGGGGAATGATAGATTAGGTAATCAATGGTAGTTAATTATACCGACTTACACTCCTATAGATAGGGTGACAAAG
Proteins encoded in this region:
- the LOC134658615 gene encoding PR domain zinc finger protein 5-like codes for the protein MEKIARNFAKPGVVKNLKTFLQCTTFCTICFDTKEDKKEELLHLDHSLVTEDIEQEKITLRELLEAIFGNTRDLVTSEYICEPCKSLAYSSYAFIHKTKRNVHIYSDYLEQLLKETTELSVSFSNDWKRAVIVLDNYEKIEKPKSKEVEKFICDKCGKDYTRKSFLIKHFKRHKTDLKSFNCPHCDIWPCIHEEYILAFNEQRQFKTKPMSCLCGYKFGQTLPYLITHVNKDHLDIKPNTCKCGKSFYLEKQYWKHFQYCHNNKHACKTCFRKFPKIKHLETHMETCVVTEKPFKCSKCPIISENKLMHQLHTVTHTRSYPKTLSKVKRRNRIYKCLICDKVLKTKLELRSHINNKHEKKPNLCLYCNKQYSSRQEYLQHVQSEEHKNNIPYAFKHHCTHCDYSANTLDMLKAHINRIHLNIRPFECEHCHKRYFDSTQLKNHVKTHTGQRKTKVCDICGANLAGPTALKKHRRLHTGENPYSCPYCEVKTNCGSSLKTHIMRKHMEPTIQCPLCDLKFHTMNNARGHVRKTHWKSKEKFDYTKLKGLSPDDYDFFRDRRKAVV
- the LOC134658808 gene encoding zinc finger protein Xfin-like; this translates as MAMFNELTFSATSQPKPALAKLRNILNTPRFCTICYESAVQLHDLDNCPLVEESEYISTLTLRQILHELFQDAGSRIILSKYICDHCQAKLVYSYQFIRSTQTRAENFHYYLTQLDSETVDLLNCMADNPACANAVIVLEEIFSNEKGLEQLEKFKWHNNQPVKEKVHVIERPSRHLITKNYVCGYCDKEFCDKKFLLAHLNTCGLCKTKAGFNYNVESIPFKNILCPKCKKRPCEHDKFIKHFLNQKKDNVQKIKCLECPYTATMLTTLISHVDKKHMDELADNCELCGKLFYLREQYFSHFDTFHPDYKICFYCSCVIPSESLYEHEAECTTAEKTYSCDKCPSKFENDMQASIHAMAHEDVPKKPKRIVLKRSYSCPLCKETFTGKLKLQKHCNDAHGVESYRNNHCQFCDIKFITKKEYLLHMREMQHFAEINPNHSYRHKCQYCDYTARHGFILKTHMNRYHLKVMPFECDICNKRFLDKRKLKAHIDRHMGKGKTMCSICGDTLGSTTALIKHTRLHTGERPYPCHLCDVSLNSASERKFHVLRKHTEKTHPCPICETKFHTPYFVRRHIQQVHWKRKEKFDHTKVEGLKPEHYELFRDRRMVVL